In Picosynechococcus sp. PCC 7002, the following are encoded in one genomic region:
- a CDS encoding shikimate dehydrogenase, with product MKILGTTKLLGVIGDPVKHSFSPIMHNAAIAELGVDYVYLAFPVAAAALKAALDGFWAIDLQGFSITIPHKQAIMAHLEAIAPEAELVGAVNTVWRTETGWQGTNTDVAGFVAPLQALERDWSNVTPVILGNGGAARAVVVGCHQLGCPQIHVLGRDPEKLAQFSESWQNTPLAGKVQTHLWGDRQRLIPQAQLLINATPIGMFPKVDASPVSDELMANLPPGAIAYDLIYTPSPTQFLKQAQTQGAAIIDGSEMLVQQGAIALEKWLGQPVPVDTMRQALLNHLAR from the coding sequence ATGAAAATTCTTGGCACAACAAAACTCCTCGGTGTGATTGGGGATCCGGTTAAACATTCCTTCTCGCCGATCATGCACAATGCGGCGATCGCCGAACTGGGAGTGGATTATGTTTATCTCGCGTTCCCGGTGGCGGCGGCGGCTCTAAAAGCGGCCCTGGATGGATTTTGGGCGATTGATCTCCAAGGATTTAGCATCACCATTCCCCACAAACAGGCGATTATGGCGCACCTAGAGGCGATCGCCCCGGAGGCTGAACTGGTGGGCGCGGTGAATACCGTTTGGCGCACAGAAACCGGCTGGCAGGGGACAAATACCGATGTGGCGGGCTTTGTGGCTCCTTTGCAGGCGTTAGAACGGGACTGGTCGAACGTGACCCCGGTGATTCTCGGTAATGGCGGTGCAGCCCGGGCAGTGGTGGTCGGTTGCCATCAACTGGGTTGTCCGCAGATCCATGTGTTGGGGCGTGATCCCGAAAAATTGGCGCAATTTAGCGAAAGTTGGCAAAATACGCCCCTAGCGGGCAAGGTACAAACCCATCTTTGGGGCGATCGCCAACGCTTGATTCCCCAGGCCCAACTGCTGATCAATGCCACACCTATCGGGATGTTTCCCAAGGTCGATGCGTCCCCAGTCAGTGACGAGTTGATGGCCAATCTTCCCCCAGGGGCGATCGCCTACGATTTAATCTATACGCCTTCTCCTACCCAGTTTCTTAAACAAGCCCAGACCCAGGGCGCAGCAATTATTGACGGGAGTGAAATGTTGGTACAGCAAGGGGCGATCGCCTTAGAAAAATGGCTTGGTCAACCGGTTCCTGTCGATACCATGCGTCAAGCGTTACTTAATCATCTCGCTCGGTAA
- a CDS encoding L-threonylcarbamoyladenylate synthase — protein MATFLPKSPQAIAPIIEQLDRGQVVVIHTDVVYLLIANALNPQATNQIHELKGWEPRKPLTLLLTPPKVPEYGILSAEAQTLVNQFPYPISVILPHRNNLAEGVTAGHSEVFVSCPDQFIYDLAAQAPFPIAAGTASLGSEMRANDAKTAEAFFGQQVSLIIDGGKAKERIRTTLIDCHLPLPTILNFGLVSFDDLREIIPHIELPSHLRK, from the coding sequence ATGGCAACATTTTTGCCCAAATCTCCCCAGGCGATCGCCCCGATCATCGAACAACTAGACCGTGGGCAGGTCGTCGTGATCCATACCGACGTAGTGTATCTGCTCATTGCCAATGCCCTAAATCCCCAGGCGACCAATCAGATCCACGAACTCAAAGGCTGGGAGCCCCGCAAACCCTTGACGCTTCTTTTAACGCCCCCAAAAGTACCTGAATACGGCATCCTCAGTGCCGAAGCCCAAACCCTCGTCAATCAATTTCCCTATCCCATTAGCGTCATTCTTCCCCACCGCAACAACTTGGCTGAAGGGGTAACTGCTGGTCATAGTGAGGTTTTTGTGTCCTGTCCTGACCAATTTATCTACGACCTCGCCGCCCAAGCTCCTTTTCCCATTGCCGCTGGCACCGCAAGTTTAGGGAGTGAGATGCGTGCAAATGATGCAAAAACCGCTGAAGCCTTTTTTGGGCAACAAGTTTCGCTCATTATCGATGGCGGCAAGGCCAAGGAACGCATCCGCACCACCCTCATTGATTGCCACTTGCCTTTACCGACCATTTTGAATTTTGGTCTGGTGTCCTTTGATGATTTGCGGGAAATTATTCCCCACATCGAATTGCCTTCTCACCTGCGGAAATAA
- a CDS encoding metal ABC transporter permease has protein sequence MSLVNWIIEPLQYGFLVKAIWVSAFVGLVCAVLSCYITLKGWSLMGDAVSHAVVPGVVVAYALNIPFAIGAFIFGFGATVAIGYVKSKTRLKEDAVIGVIFTGFFASGLVLITKIPSNIDLFHILFGNVLGISNSDIVQTLIAGTLTLVVILIQRKDLLLFCFDPNHAKAIGLNTRLMYYTLLSVLALTIVTALQTAGIILVIAMLVTPGSIAYLLTDRFDHMLWISAASSIFSCVFGTYLSYHFDVSTGGAIVVLLTIVFVLAMFFAPKYGILSQGKSSIPLESSP, from the coding sequence ATGAGCTTAGTGAATTGGATTATTGAACCCCTACAGTACGGATTTCTCGTCAAAGCCATTTGGGTAAGTGCCTTTGTCGGCCTCGTCTGTGCGGTGTTGTCCTGCTATATCACCCTCAAGGGTTGGTCACTGATGGGGGATGCTGTTTCCCATGCCGTCGTTCCAGGAGTCGTGGTGGCCTATGCCCTAAATATTCCCTTTGCCATTGGCGCCTTCATCTTTGGTTTTGGCGCAACTGTGGCCATTGGTTATGTAAAGTCAAAAACAAGGCTCAAAGAAGATGCTGTCATTGGGGTGATTTTCACCGGGTTCTTTGCCTCTGGCTTGGTCTTAATTACGAAAATCCCCAGTAATATCGATCTTTTCCATATTCTGTTTGGCAACGTTCTTGGGATCTCCAACAGTGATATTGTGCAAACCTTGATCGCCGGCACCCTGACCTTGGTAGTGATCCTCATTCAACGGAAGGATCTGTTACTTTTTTGCTTTGACCCAAATCACGCTAAAGCCATCGGCCTGAATACTCGACTGATGTATTACACGCTTTTGTCTGTACTGGCGTTGACCATTGTGACGGCCCTACAAACAGCGGGCATTATTCTCGTCATTGCGATGCTCGTGACCCCAGGCTCCATCGCCTATCTACTGACAGACCGCTTCGACCATATGCTGTGGATTTCTGCGGCGAGCAGCATTTTTTCCTGTGTTTTCGGCACCTATTTGAGCTATCACTTCGATGTTTCGACGGGGGGGGCGATCGTGGTTTTACTGACGATTGTCTTTGTGTTGGCGATGTTTTTTGCGCCGAAGTATGGCATTTTAAGCCAGGGCAAGTCCTCGATACCGTTGGAATCTTCGCCATAG
- a CDS encoding metal ABC transporter ATP-binding protein encodes MTYPIPEIAVENISVIYSNTRLALYNTSCHVKPGTITALVGPNGCGKSTLFKSIMGFLKPTQGRVTIAGQSVQQAQKKQLMAYVPQADEVDWNFPVSVFDVVMMGRYGYMNLLRIPSQKDRRLVMESLERVDLVEFRHRQIGELSGGQKKRAFLARALAQEGKIILLDEPFTGVDIKTEKSIIDLLVQLRDEGHTILISTHDLASISTFCDRTILLNRTVLAEGYTADTFTEENLVMTFGGLPVASLEKLSSHYQQQPNSLEVDQ; translated from the coding sequence ATGACTTACCCAATCCCAGAAATCGCCGTTGAGAATATCAGCGTCATCTACAGCAACACCCGCCTCGCCCTTTACAACACCAGTTGTCACGTCAAACCAGGCACCATCACCGCCCTTGTTGGCCCCAATGGTTGTGGTAAATCAACCCTGTTTAAATCGATTATGGGGTTTTTGAAACCGACCCAGGGGCGTGTCACGATTGCGGGTCAGTCGGTGCAGCAGGCCCAGAAAAAACAACTGATGGCCTATGTTCCCCAAGCCGATGAAGTGGATTGGAACTTTCCTGTGAGCGTGTTTGATGTGGTGATGATGGGTCGCTATGGCTATATGAATCTGCTACGGATTCCCAGTCAAAAAGACCGTCGTTTAGTGATGGAAAGTCTAGAGCGGGTAGATCTGGTGGAATTTCGTCACCGTCAAATTGGCGAACTCTCCGGCGGCCAAAAAAAACGGGCTTTCCTCGCGCGGGCCTTGGCCCAGGAAGGCAAAATTATTTTGCTCGATGAACCCTTTACGGGAGTTGATATCAAAACAGAAAAAAGCATCATCGATCTGTTGGTGCAGTTGCGGGATGAGGGGCACACGATTTTAATCTCGACCCACGATCTTGCTTCGATCTCAACGTTCTGCGATCGCACAATCTTACTAAATCGCACCGTCCTCGCCGAAGGTTACACCGCTGATACCTTCACAGAAGAAAACCTCGTGATGACTTTTGGGGGGTTACCCGTCGCCAGTCTCGAGAAATTATCCTCCCATTACCAACAGCAACCCAACAGTTTAGAAGTAGATCAATGA
- a CDS encoding metal ABC transporter substrate-binding protein, translating to MIRINLPRQTLSLVGIVCGIWLVGCTQQAAPPVNSDVSTNNETTVNDTDRRKKVLTTFTVIADIAQNVAGDKLIVESITRIGAEIHGYEPTPSDLVRAQDADLLLYNGMNLERWFEQFLGNLNDVPAVIVTEGIEPIPIAEGPYTDKPNPHAWMSPKNALVYVENIRQAFVALDPDNAATYNANAAAYSAELEAIAAEFEADLNLVPAAQRFLVSCEGAFSYLAQDYGLEEIYIWPINAEQQFTPKQVQSVITQVEANDVPTIFCESTVSDEGQKEVAKATGARFGGNLYVDSLSTPDGPVPTFLDLLEYDVRTIANGLLAGTAQ from the coding sequence ATGATTCGGATAAACTTACCGCGTCAAACCCTCAGCCTAGTCGGTATTGTCTGCGGCATTTGGTTAGTAGGTTGTACCCAGCAAGCGGCTCCGCCAGTCAATAGTGATGTTTCGACTAATAACGAAACAACGGTTAATGACACAGACAGGCGCAAAAAAGTCTTAACCACATTCACCGTGATCGCCGACATTGCCCAGAATGTGGCAGGCGATAAATTAATCGTTGAATCCATCACCAGAATTGGGGCCGAGATCCACGGCTACGAACCCACCCCCAGTGATCTCGTGCGGGCCCAGGATGCGGATTTATTGCTCTATAACGGCATGAATTTAGAACGGTGGTTTGAGCAATTTTTAGGCAATCTCAACGATGTCCCCGCCGTCATTGTGACCGAAGGCATTGAACCGATTCCCATTGCCGAAGGCCCCTATACCGACAAGCCCAATCCCCATGCTTGGATGTCGCCAAAAAATGCCCTGGTTTATGTCGAAAATATCCGTCAAGCGTTTGTGGCACTCGATCCAGACAATGCGGCAACCTATAACGCCAATGCCGCTGCCTACAGTGCCGAACTAGAGGCGATCGCCGCCGAATTTGAAGCTGATCTCAACCTTGTTCCCGCAGCACAACGGTTCCTCGTCAGTTGTGAAGGCGCATTTTCTTACTTGGCCCAGGATTATGGCCTCGAAGAAATCTACATTTGGCCCATCAACGCCGAACAACAATTTACCCCCAAGCAAGTCCAGAGCGTCATCACCCAAGTTGAAGCTAACGATGTCCCCACCATTTTCTGTGAAAGCACCGTCAGCGACGAAGGCCAAAAAGAAGTGGCTAAGGCGACGGGCGCCCGCTTTGGGGGGAACCTCTATGTCGATTCCCTCTCAACCCCCGATGGCCCAGTGCCAACATTTTTAGATCTCCTCGAATATGACGTGCGGACGATCGCCAATGGTCTCCTTGCGGGAACGGCCCAGTAA
- a CDS encoding tetratricopeptide repeat protein, producing MVSEPQFPVVSEVVSPLTQGLELPPTTAGKAAYQSGVEFHGMADFDQAIAAYQRAIAVDPNFVDPYINLSLIYISMGQLDDAEALLQTVLALPDHPEEPASIHALAHYNLGIIYNRQGNPTQALTQVNQALAIAPNFDQAQTFYQQLQTAPE from the coding sequence ATGGTTTCAGAACCCCAATTTCCGGTCGTTTCAGAGGTGGTTTCGCCCTTAACTCAGGGTTTAGAGTTGCCCCCAACTACTGCGGGAAAAGCAGCTTATCAGTCGGGGGTTGAGTTCCACGGGATGGCTGATTTTGACCAAGCGATCGCCGCCTACCAAAGGGCGATCGCCGTTGATCCGAATTTTGTTGATCCCTACATCAATTTGAGCTTGATCTATATCAGCATGGGCCAGTTGGACGACGCGGAAGCGTTGTTACAGACAGTGTTGGCATTGCCGGATCACCCGGAGGAACCCGCAAGCATCCATGCCCTCGCCCATTACAACCTGGGTATTATTTATAATCGCCAAGGAAACCCAACCCAGGCGTTGACTCAGGTGAACCAAGCCCTGGCGATCGCCCCAAATTTTGACCAAGCCCAAACTTTCTACCAACAGTTACAGACCGCGCCGGAGTAA
- the recJ gene encoding single-stranded-DNA-specific exonuclease RecJ, giving the protein MNWQVLATPEVPDSFIRRVEILTDGKGDRHLAQLLWQRGFNDENTLAGFLNPEAYAPTSAFAFGQEMKRAIHRLIQAKERGEKVAIWGDFDADGVTATSVLWEGLGQFFSQETQLIYYIPNRLTESHGLNNPGIDRLKTWGASLIIICDTGSTNLTEIAHAKSLDIDLIITDHHTLPETRPDVLSIINPRYFAENHPLFHLSGVAVAYKLVEALSETLPDPTRPPVTDLLDLVAIGLIADLVALKGDCRYLAQVGIQALQKQTNPKTVVHPGIKALLDNCHKTGDRPTDISFGIGPRINAVSRIYGDASFCVELLTSRERGRCGYLAQQTELANARRKEIQQKVVQQAKAQIETLDLSTTSVLVLCDAQWQGGVLGLVASQIAQTFGRPTILLTYDPEQDLWKGSARSAHGIDLYDLVQAQGHLLHRFGGHPFAAGLSVRPENLAMFKTAINQQARQQWGSSIETHQGEITIDLVVAIADLGESLFQSLECLEPFGMGNPKPKLLIKDCGLTVTGFSKLRDKFNRKLNYFKTNFELWDETDQISGIWWGGHPDDLTQGAGLDVVVELDRKEAQTQDQYFVRLLAVAPTAKIAAESAPQTLLDFRHQSLPQEALDQYVLQKDCPVTWQELYGNYQQAIATGKPLALHYASPTSRTPEQCFKTLIGIAKYVLAQDQTVSLADLKAKLHCGDRPLDFGLKALKNVGFVAEIQGEQVRFQQTTVTPDPEAFAQFKQAILEEQFQRQYFAQAPLTVIQATLEKIPV; this is encoded by the coding sequence GTGAATTGGCAGGTTTTAGCAACACCAGAGGTGCCGGACTCTTTTATTCGGCGGGTCGAAATCCTGACCGATGGCAAAGGCGATCGCCATTTAGCCCAACTCCTATGGCAACGGGGCTTTAATGATGAAAATACCTTAGCTGGCTTCCTCAACCCAGAGGCTTACGCGCCAACTTCTGCCTTTGCCTTTGGCCAAGAAATGAAACGGGCGATTCACCGCTTGATACAAGCGAAAGAACGGGGTGAAAAGGTGGCCATCTGGGGAGACTTTGATGCCGATGGCGTCACCGCGACGAGTGTTTTATGGGAAGGATTAGGGCAATTTTTTTCCCAAGAAACCCAATTAATCTATTACATTCCCAATCGTTTAACGGAATCCCACGGCTTAAATAATCCAGGCATTGACCGCCTGAAAACTTGGGGCGCAAGTTTAATTATCATCTGCGATACTGGTAGCACAAACTTGACAGAAATTGCCCACGCAAAAAGCCTTGATATTGACCTGATTATTACCGATCATCACACTTTACCGGAAACCAGACCCGACGTTTTATCGATTATTAATCCCCGTTATTTTGCTGAAAATCATCCCCTATTTCATCTGTCTGGGGTTGCCGTGGCCTATAAATTAGTTGAGGCGTTATCGGAAACTCTACCGGATCCGACGAGGCCGCCCGTTACCGATCTCTTAGACCTCGTGGCGATTGGTTTAATTGCAGATTTAGTGGCCCTCAAAGGAGATTGCCGTTATCTGGCCCAGGTGGGGATCCAAGCCCTGCAAAAACAAACAAACCCGAAGACTGTCGTCCATCCAGGCATTAAAGCGCTCCTCGACAATTGCCATAAAACCGGCGATCGCCCAACCGATATTTCCTTTGGCATCGGGCCACGAATTAATGCCGTCAGTCGCATCTACGGCGACGCAAGCTTTTGTGTGGAACTGCTCACCAGTCGTGAACGGGGCCGCTGTGGTTACCTCGCTCAACAGACGGAACTCGCCAATGCCCGTCGTAAAGAGATTCAACAAAAGGTCGTCCAGCAGGCCAAGGCCCAGATCGAAACCCTAGATTTATCGACCACGAGCGTTTTAGTGCTGTGTGATGCCCAGTGGCAGGGGGGCGTGCTGGGATTGGTAGCGAGTCAAATTGCCCAAACTTTTGGCCGCCCGACCATTCTTTTAACCTACGATCCGGAGCAAGACCTCTGGAAAGGATCCGCCCGTTCCGCCCACGGCATCGATTTGTATGATTTGGTACAAGCCCAAGGCCATCTACTGCATCGCTTTGGCGGGCATCCCTTTGCGGCGGGTTTGAGTGTGCGGCCCGAAAATTTGGCGATGTTTAAAACAGCCATTAATCAGCAGGCCCGGCAACAGTGGGGGAGTTCCATTGAAACGCACCAGGGAGAAATCACCATTGATCTTGTGGTGGCGATCGCCGACCTGGGGGAATCATTATTTCAATCTTTAGAATGCCTAGAACCCTTTGGGATGGGGAATCCAAAACCAAAATTATTGATCAAAGACTGTGGTCTGACGGTGACTGGGTTTAGCAAATTGCGGGACAAATTTAATCGCAAACTGAATTATTTCAAAACAAACTTTGAACTTTGGGATGAAACGGATCAAATTAGTGGCATTTGGTGGGGCGGCCATCCCGACGATTTAACCCAGGGGGCCGGGTTGGACGTGGTAGTTGAGCTAGACCGCAAAGAGGCCCAGACTCAGGATCAATATTTTGTGCGTCTCTTGGCTGTGGCCCCGACCGCAAAGATCGCCGCAGAATCGGCCCCACAAACATTACTCGATTTTCGCCATCAGTCTCTCCCCCAGGAAGCTTTGGATCAGTATGTGTTGCAAAAGGATTGCCCTGTCACTTGGCAGGAACTTTATGGGAATTATCAGCAGGCGATCGCCACGGGAAAACCCTTGGCCCTCCACTATGCTTCCCCAACTTCCCGTACTCCGGAGCAGTGTTTTAAAACGCTGATTGGCATTGCGAAATATGTACTGGCCCAGGATCAAACGGTTTCCCTGGCTGACCTGAAAGCAAAACTCCATTGCGGCGATCGCCCCTTAGATTTCGGTCTAAAGGCTTTAAAGAATGTCGGCTTTGTCGCTGAAATTCAAGGCGAACAAGTGCGTTTTCAGCAGACGACCGTCACTCCTGATCCAGAAGCCTTTGCCCAATTTAAACAGGCGATCCTCGAAGAGCAATTTCAAAGGCAGTATTTTGCCCAGGCTCCCCTCACCGTTATCCAAGCCACCCTCGAAAAAATTCCGGTCTAA
- a CDS encoding J domain-containing protein, which produces MTTPDYYKVLNISPKATQQEIKNAYRRLAKQFHPDTCDKSQTANGDRIVALNHAYEILGDAHQRKQYDLSRDAANYRGIRSAQGTTVRPRQTMETDLDVWLQHIYRPLNQAILKIIKPLEAQIDELAADPFDDDLMATFQTYLEDCQAILDQAQKLFQSLPNPTNVARAARDLYYCLNHLGDGLEQLEWFTLNYNEEYLHSGQEMFRRADQFSWQAQEAIAQL; this is translated from the coding sequence ATGACAACGCCAGATTATTACAAAGTGCTCAACATTTCTCCGAAGGCCACCCAGCAGGAGATCAAAAACGCCTATCGTCGCCTCGCGAAGCAGTTTCACCCAGACACCTGCGATAAAAGTCAAACCGCCAACGGCGATCGCATTGTGGCCCTAAACCATGCCTACGAAATCTTGGGGGATGCCCACCAGCGCAAGCAGTATGATCTCAGTCGGGATGCGGCAAACTATCGCGGAATTCGCTCGGCCCAGGGGACAACGGTGCGCCCCCGCCAAACCATGGAAACGGATTTAGATGTCTGGTTACAGCACATTTATCGACCGTTAAACCAGGCAATTTTAAAGATTATTAAGCCCCTAGAAGCTCAAATTGATGAGTTGGCAGCCGACCCCTTTGATGATGATCTGATGGCAACGTTCCAAACCTATTTAGAAGATTGCCAAGCCATTTTAGACCAGGCCCAAAAATTATTTCAATCGTTGCCAAATCCAACTAATGTGGCGCGGGCCGCACGGGATTTATATTATTGCTTAAATCATCTGGGTGACGGGCTAGAGCAATTGGAATGGTTTACCCTCAATTACAATGAAGAATACCTCCACAGTGGCCAGGAAATGTTTCGCCGTGCCGACCAGTTTTCTTGGCAGGCCCAGGAGGCGATCGCTCAATTATAA
- a CDS encoding MgtC/SapB family protein: MNLDVIVELAIALALGVIIGLERGWRNRADDEGYGDSGLRNFSICGLLGGIAALLAQSWGFGILVGIFLGLAGLVATSYVLTAKKSGDYGSTTELALMITFCLGALALSGFTQEAIAVAVVVAWILGAKPELTKTLNWLQRQELIATLQLLLIAVVVLPLLPNQAMGPWNALNPRAIGWLVLLIAGISYIGYFAIRILGSQVGLMLTGFFGGIASSTALTVSFSRMAKQQPSETISLAAGIVLANGIMAPRLLLVIAVVSQTLAYKLAAPLLILGLIPVIAAVAIARWKTQPQDRPAAEVSVNNPVELGSAIQYTALLVVLSLLVRWAQEEFGEQGIYLLSALSGFADVDAVSLSLANAVQDDLPEKVAMYGIWLAVTANTLVKVGFTRTIGNPKLAYWCGSIMLSGLIAGFLVLLAV; the protein is encoded by the coding sequence ATGAATTTAGATGTGATTGTCGAGTTGGCGATCGCCTTAGCCTTGGGGGTGATTATTGGCCTAGAACGGGGCTGGCGCAACCGGGCCGACGATGAGGGTTACGGCGATAGCGGCCTCCGCAATTTTTCAATTTGTGGCTTACTAGGGGGAATTGCCGCTTTACTGGCGCAAAGTTGGGGATTTGGTATTCTTGTCGGCATTTTCCTCGGTTTAGCGGGTTTGGTGGCCACCTCCTACGTTTTAACCGCGAAAAAATCCGGTGATTATGGCAGCACGACAGAATTGGCCTTAATGATCACCTTTTGTCTGGGAGCCTTGGCCTTGAGTGGCTTTACCCAAGAGGCGATCGCCGTGGCGGTGGTGGTGGCCTGGATCCTAGGGGCAAAACCGGAACTCACAAAAACCCTCAATTGGCTCCAGCGCCAGGAATTAATTGCAACTCTCCAACTACTGCTGATTGCGGTGGTCGTGTTACCCCTTCTGCCCAACCAAGCCATGGGGCCATGGAATGCTCTTAATCCACGGGCGATCGGTTGGCTAGTGTTGTTAATTGCAGGCATTTCCTACATTGGTTACTTTGCGATTCGCATTTTAGGTAGTCAAGTCGGGCTGATGTTAACGGGCTTTTTTGGGGGGATTGCTTCCTCCACTGCCTTGACGGTTTCCTTTTCTCGCATGGCCAAACAACAACCCAGCGAAACCATTTCCCTTGCGGCTGGCATTGTCCTTGCCAATGGCATTATGGCCCCTCGTTTGTTGTTGGTGATTGCTGTAGTCAGTCAAACTCTGGCCTACAAGTTGGCGGCTCCTTTATTAATTTTGGGTTTGATTCCTGTGATTGCCGCAGTGGCGATCGCCCGTTGGAAAACCCAACCCCAGGACAGACCCGCCGCCGAAGTGAGCGTGAATAATCCCGTTGAACTCGGTTCCGCAATTCAATACACCGCTCTCCTGGTGGTTTTATCCCTGTTGGTGCGGTGGGCCCAGGAAGAATTTGGTGAACAGGGGATTTATCTCCTCTCTGCCCTGTCTGGCTTTGCCGATGTCGATGCCGTGAGTTTATCCCTCGCCAACGCGGTACAAGACGACCTTCCCGAAAAAGTTGCCATGTATGGTATTTGGTTAGCCGTAACAGCCAACACCCTTGTCAAAGTCGGCTTTAC